The Drosophila sechellia strain sech25 chromosome 2R, ASM438219v1, whole genome shotgun sequence nucleotide sequence TCCTCCGTCTCCTGCTGCTTCGTCCTTCGTGGGCACGCACCCTTGGGCTGCTCTGCCGCAGTCATCGTcgtcattttcatttcctgTGGTCATATTTAtgctttttatttgaattgattttatttcgttgccttttccattttccatgtGGCGTGAGCCCAGCTTATCCTTGTGTTTTCCCCCCTCATCCCATAATGGTGTGGATGACTGAGGGGTTGTAAGTgcgattgtgtgtgtgcttgtctGTGTCGTGTAGTTAATACgttgatttcatttttatttttatgatcCCTTTGCCACTTTAATGTTAATTTTATGGCACTGATGTTGATGATGCTCAAAACTGGCGCAAACTAAGGGCTCAACACTGGCtataaatacttgtatttatGGAAGATACATTCGTACATTGTTCTGTCTAAGAGTGTATCTGTAAGATACTTGTCAAAATAAAGATTTTCTTTAGGGTTTGGGGATCTTTTGTGTTTACATTAAagcataaaatataaaaagagaTTAGTTATAGATATACAAAACTAAACATGATTTTGAGTTTAGAATGCATCTGCTTGAAAATTGATATATTAAGTATACCGTAGATAATTTGATACATTAAACTTTTAGGTGCAACTGTTCTTTACATTTCAGCTTGTCCGTGTAAGTGCCAACACTTATGTTTGACATTTGTAGAAAATTGTAGCTTTGCATTCCAACCGTCGTGTGCAAGAATTACTGGAAATGGTCGGCTCAAATTTACACATCCGAAACAATAATTTTGCCACCTCATCCCCGAACCTGATGGCAGTGGACACGCTAGTTGTGACTGGCCTAATTGCCGCTTCGCTTTTCACGGCCAACAGCTCGGCGGTCGTGGGGCATGGAGCTTGGGGTTTGGGGCAACACGTTAATGGCCAGGCGTACGCATAAAATCAACAATTACATGGCACAAAGCAGACCACAAGTTCTGTGGCAGGCAGCCGCACCGACTTGCCAACTTGCCACATCatgacaggcttatggccaaCGGAGCGACGCTAATTTTCTACGGTGGGATATGGGGGCAGGAGGAGTTGTTTTGGTGGGGCAGGAACAGAGGTTGAAGAGAAAGGGAGGAGGGGGTGGCACCACTTAGTGTAGAAAACGCAATGCTGGCTACTGATTGGCCACACAGAGATGGCAACGTGATAGGTTGGGCTAGCAACTCCAGGTTGAAGTAAAGTATCTCTTACTTAAACACTGCGAAAATTAAGCTTCCTTTTGTATTGTTTACAAATCTCCATGAAAACTCAGAACACAGACTTGGAAAATAATGATAAAGTAGAACTTAAGTAGCTAGTCATAATTGAATGTAAACCTACACTTCTAAATTAAGTTATAGGATTATGACAGCCCtaagaaaatgaaatttagGCATTATAAGTATACTTCTATAGAAATCATAAATGGCttttctaaattcaaataaagagAACGAAGAATCGTCTTGAAAGGAAATCACTATATTTCCCCTTTTCAATTCATAAAAGATATTTCAACACAATGGATATTCTATGGAATATAAACCACCCTGTTTGGAGGCAGCTTCTTGAGCCACCCCCATGTCATTTGTGCCACCCACTCAACCACTGGGAAAAGGTGGCTCTCAGTGGGTCCAGGGTAAACAAACTATCAAAGTTAACGTCAACTTGAGCTGAAAACTTTTGGCCAAGCTTTGGCATTGTTTTATAATCAACTTGCACATAATTTATATGCACGAAAGTTGGCCAAAGCCACAGTCGTTTGTCGGTTTGTCTGATAAAAGGCAACCACAATGAGCAAAGGTTAACCAAGACACACAGAAGCGGCAGGAGACACACACATATCCCAATGCTacatgccacatgccacacaccacacacataCCCACGCATTGTGTTGTAAAACTAATCTCAACAAATTATCTTTCTAGCATTCAGACTTTTGTGCACTGCCTACTTTGGGGGGCGGGGGGGTTTTGTCCGAGAAAGTCGCAGAGAAAATTTTTTAACTTTTCACAGACAGTGGGGAAAGTTTTCGGTGCAGAAAGTTGATGCGATtatgattttcaattttcagcAGTCAACGCCGAAAAGCGACATCATAAAGTCCTGCCGACGTCTGTGATGGCGAAGTTGAAATGTGGAAAAGAGGGGAAACgaggaaaatgtggaaatgcCCAGCCGAACACAAACACAACCACAGGACAGATgaaggagagagagagagaggggcGGGGAGCTACACAAAATGTGATAGATGGATAATGTCCTGGCGGGCAGCCTTATGCGAGGGAAGAGCTCCGCTTGCGGCCACCGACAATAAATTGAGTTTCGCCCATCCAAGACCAAGACCAAGTCCAGGTCCAAAAGCGGCAGCTGTTCCACTCCCAAACTTCCGAACAGTAGCTGCAAATCCCCAGCTCAGTTATAACATTTATCGTTGTGCAAactgccagcagcagcagcagccgtaGAAGTTGTCCGTTCCAAGGGATAAGGATGCACACAATGTCAGAGGAAAGTCCACCCATGTGGATACACGGCGAGAAATTCAAAAGCTCTAGTTCCAGAAGGTATACAAATTCGATGTAGAAATgatttaattaacaaataacACGTTCTAGTAATGTTACATATAACAAGCATTTATATTTCAAAACTAAAAAGCAACAAATTTGTTTTCAGTGTCTGTGTTTTAGTGTTCAAATAAAAGGCGTCACTGCACAGTGGTTGAAAGAGAGGGGGAAGGAAATGAAAAGGACAAATATAAACGTAATGAAAATGGAATTCTAAGCACAGTGGGATGCTTTCTTtgtacaaatataaataaataaaacttctATTTGAATAACAATAATTGTTGGTATCATTTGTAAAATGTATTACATTACTACAcacaaaacaattaattttgaaagATTTTTTAAGAAAACCAACCAATGATTTGTTTCATCagcattaaattttttttatttattataaattaaatttattcgATCTGTTTACTCCACCGTGCTTGTTCACACATTTTGTATGTCTATACCGGTTTCAGGAATcgacttaaaaaaaaaaccattttgttcacatatttcatttgatttataCCAAAACTGCACGCTTTATATTCTCATTTTTTCATCTTTTTTTcttcattgttgttgttgctgtctgTGTCGAGTATCCCACTTTGTAGCTACGAAAAAATCACATCTCGTGCGGCTCGTTTATTTTTCATTCCTGTTCAAATTATATTGTTGGCCAACAAAAGCAGCCAGCCTGTTGGCACACTCGTTGATTTCAGTTTCAGTCCTGTTTTGTTTGACTGACAGCGACACCAGCCACATACCAGCAGACCCATCCCCAGGTCCCCCCCAAAGCCGACCCAAAGGAACCCATCCAGGCACCATCCCAGCATCCCAGCATCCGAGCATCAACATTAACGCGCTCCGTTGCCGCTCACCCATAATCCtttcaatttttaaatcattttttatgcCGACCTTTTCCCGTTTGCCTTTTTTGCGACCCTTTTATGCAGTCGTGCCTCTACTGCCACGACCCTTGCcgcaaatatttatgaaatgaaatgaatacGCTCGCATTCCCGGCGCTACTCTGATTGATGCCCACTGATGATGGCCAATGAGGACGGGTGAGATGGGTACGCCGGACAGGGCAGGATGGATGGCCGGTCACTTTGGAATCACTTTGGAGGAGCTTAACCAATCGACCGGCATCGTCTAACGACAATGACATGTTTATCCAGGCGGCATTCCAAGCCGATCATTTACACCTTTGCATCCCCATTCGCAATTTCATCAATTACAGCATTTAATCAACTCGTTAAGCCAGCTCCAGCGAGCACAAGGCTCTCAGTGCGCCACCTGTCGATAACGGTAAGGGGAGCAGgacactgagcgaaaaagttgatgttgaaaaatattttaaacatatttctattttgtttaatAACTAAAGCTAGTTATCAGCTTATGCATAAacacttaaatatatatatatgtatatatatatatattagctGAAGCTAGATTTGTTAGATTGTTTAGATTGTTATAAATGTAAGCTTAtagattaaaattaataataaataacaactTTTTTCCATGAAATCTGTCTACTGATTGAGCCAGCGTATCTTGGCAATTAATAGATTGTTGTATACGAATTATATGAAACAGGCAttaatttacttatatttagcagacatacatataaatttcTCTCACTGCAGCAGCCTGCAGAGAAGTGGGGGGTGGCTTTTTGGGGCGTAGTCCGAGTCTGTGAGGTaattatgaaaatgaaatcaGTCCGAGGTAAGCTGCATAATGCAGGCGCCCGAGGGCGGTGGGCCTGCAAAATTGAATGACCAGTTGATCGGCCTTGGGGGTGATGGTACTCCTGGTTGGATGTGGAAATTGCGGTGGGCTGCCTGAGGGGCGTGGTCGGGCAATTGTTTTCCGACCCCCTTCAGTGGTATGTAGTGGCCACGGGCCACATGCTCCCTGCTCCTCGAATCAGGCGGAAAAGTTTCGGGCACATTCTGTGTTTGACAAAATTTGATTGCATATTTGGTTGCTCGGTCGATTTTACCAAGGATAGGAAGTTGGGAATGCTTAATTAGATTGCAATGACATTTGCTCGAATAAATGAGAAAATGCTATTTTGGATGAGTGAGGTAATCTACGTAAGAGCATCTTATTGCATAATATCTTTTCTTTAACATACATGAAAAAGTTGTTTATTGCaattatgttaaatatttttcgcTATTGTTTCGTATCAACCCAAAAATTTCATTGCCTAcagaaaaatgttgaaagGAATGTTGAAGTACAAagaattaaacaaatatttatgattttacaatttaatcgtaataataaatGTATACGCAATACGTTCTACTGCCATTTTCCACTTTCTGATCGCTGTAATTATTGAAAAAGTCATGAtggaaatacaaataaaatgcaaagccACTTTCACTCGGTGTGCTCatatgaaaaaaatgaaaaaaattaaaatttgtatgtGCAACtgtgcgtatgcgcaatgtgcCGTCGGCAAGCGAAACGAGATGaatgtaattattaaaaattgagTCCTTATCGGCAGCACACttgaaaaattcaattaaattctTCATACCTTCGGAAAACGAAATTAATCAAAGTTACTGCACACAAAGGTTCATATTTCAGTTCAAAAGGGAGTGGCAGAAAAATCTATCAAGTGTTTGATTCCTTTCATGCTCCACTTGACATTGTTTTTCACCATTTTCTCCCGAGCCAAAACTCAATTTCCGCTGAATTAAATCAAAGACTAAAAGGACGAAGAGTTTTTGTGCGcgataaaaaaagaaaatcgtTTGGGGcgaataaaaatcaaatttaaagcTCTGAGAAGCCCCTCGGAAACCCGTGACTTTCACCTCGGAAAGCAGGCCGAAAAAAGTCTGGTAGGGATTGGATTGTTTGGCCACCCCCACATACAACTAAATGTCGCAATTTTACGAGTCAATATAAAGGTGCCTGGGGAGTCATTTACAGGCGCACAGCGGTTTGCCTTCGCTCGGTTTTCTCTTTGGCAATAAAACATCTCACAAAGGACACGGGTCACAGGACACGCGGAAAGCGCGGTACGTGGAAATGCCTTTGCCGCAAggaaaacgaaagaaaacaCGTGTTCGACGTCCTGGCCGCGGGTAAAGCCAAATATGATGGCAATTTTTATGCCTTTTTGTTGAAATATTTCCACCAATGAGGCATAAAACCAGAAGCCAAAACGGAACTTTCCTCGAGGCCCACAAATGATTTACGACCCGGTCTTGAGTTTACGACAAATTTACGAGAACATTGCAATTTGGCTATGATTAATTTAGTACACAGAAGCAGTCAGGAAATGAAGAACAATGCCTTAAGCTCGTTTTTTACACATTCCAAAAAAGCTTTTTAATCAGAAAAACGCTGACACTTTAGTTTAATAGTTactactttttattttatgcacACGAGCTAAtactaatattttaaaattagtttttctatttaattattatggCAAGTTGgagttaatttatttatatgacaCATACAACATTTACCATCTTCGAGTAAATTTGATTGATAGGTGAGCCGATTGATAGGCACGTGCTGTGCAACCATGGCAATTTCCATGAACTATAATGTCGCCATTTCGTATGGTAATCCTGGGAATGGTtcctaaaataaataacatataTTATTATGGATATTCATTAGGATAAagtttatatatatgaaacTTACGAGCATATCCAAATTCGACGAAGGAAATAAGCGCCAGTAGCgcaaaaaaaatcgaaaagcaCTTCATCGCTGCGACAATTGAGACGATTCAATGACTGCGTTCGCTCAATTGCAGTGCGATTTATACAGTTGTATCTCTTCATCTCGTCGGTGAATAACACGGGAGTAACAGAAAATACCCtagaatattttataaatcttTGGGTTTTCCATAAGCCCTCGCTCTTGATAACCTATCCCACTCAACTGAGCATTTGGCTCGGAGGCAGTGCATCGCAAAAGCTTCAGCCAAACCAGCTTATTATTTAAGTAGTATACTAAGCTATAGCTTTAATATGAGTGATATGACGTAGGGGGAATATTTCAGATATTCAATGCATTATTTTGTAGTTgtataataatcataaataaTATGAAGCTCTAGTACTCGACAAATTATTAAGCATTTGTTAAAAGCGTTTTTTCcaaatactttatataatttatgcaactgatttaaataatgaagttGCTAAATTTattgtataattttattttaattgtaaaaataatttttaagtgCATGTTAGTATTCAATTATTACCGAACACCGCAAATATTAATAAAGTTCGATGGAAGTAAGTAAGTAAACTTGTATATTGGgcaaacaaaacttttttGCCCGACCAATAAATAATGCTttgataaaaagaaattaaaagggaaaattaaaattttaaatatttaataaatgtataataagCGTATTAAACGAGAGTCTGTTTG carries:
- the LOC116800471 gene encoding uncharacterized protein LOC116800471, translated to MKCFSIFFALLALISFVEFGYARTIPRITIRNGDIIVHGNCHGCTARAYQSAHLSIKFTRRW